In Hoeflea ulvae, one genomic interval encodes:
- a CDS encoding class I SAM-dependent methyltransferase: MTQDDRTLSFYTQRASAYAARTEYANSKQIEAFLSLLPAGATILELGCGSGRDSEFMIGRGFDLHPTDGTPELAQAAQQRLGIPVATLLFADLDADDAYEGIWANACLLHVPRPDLPGILSKVHTALKKGGAFYASFKAGDTEGRDQFDRYYNYPSERLLRRWYAPSGWTNIDITTRMGGGYDGKPTEWLHVTAVK, encoded by the coding sequence ATGACCCAGGATGACCGGACGCTCAGCTTTTATACGCAGCGCGCGTCAGCCTATGCCGCGCGCACTGAATACGCGAACTCGAAGCAGATCGAGGCCTTTCTGTCCTTGCTGCCCGCCGGGGCCACCATTCTCGAACTGGGATGCGGATCCGGGCGGGACAGTGAATTCATGATCGGCAGGGGATTTGACCTGCATCCCACGGACGGCACGCCCGAGCTGGCGCAAGCGGCCCAACAACGCCTCGGCATACCGGTCGCCACGCTGTTGTTTGCGGACCTGGATGCGGACGACGCCTATGAAGGCATATGGGCCAATGCCTGCCTGCTGCATGTTCCCCGCCCGGATCTGCCGGGGATCCTGTCGAAAGTTCACACCGCATTGAAGAAAGGCGGAGCCTTTTACGCCAGTTTCAAGGCTGGCGACACCGAGGGCCGCGACCAGTTCGACCGCTACTACAACTATCCGTCTGAGCGTCTGTTGCGGCGATGGTATGCCCCGTCGGGATGGACGAACATCGATATCACGACCCGGATGGGCGGCGGCTATGACGGCAAGCCGACCGAATGGCTCCATGTCACTGCGGTCAAGTAA
- the gatC gene encoding Asp-tRNA(Asn)/Glu-tRNA(Gln) amidotransferase subunit GatC, translating to MSVDLATVKRVAHLARIAVTDEDAARMEGELNAILGFVEQLSEVDVDGVEPMTSVTPMMMKKRADIVTDGSKAEDIVANAPESTDNFFVVPKVVE from the coding sequence ATGTCCGTAGATCTTGCCACCGTCAAACGCGTTGCGCACCTGGCGCGAATTGCCGTCACCGACGAGGATGCCGCGCGCATGGAAGGCGAACTCAATGCCATCCTCGGCTTTGTCGAACAGCTCTCGGAAGTCGATGTCGACGGCGTCGAGCCGATGACCTCGGTCACCCCGATGATGATGAAGAAGCGCGCCGACATCGTCACCGATGGCTCCAAGGCCGAGGATATCGTCGCCAATGCGCCTGAATCCACCGACAATTTCTTCGTCGTGCCGAAGGTGGTCGAATAG